One region of Elephas maximus indicus isolate mEleMax1 chromosome 23, mEleMax1 primary haplotype, whole genome shotgun sequence genomic DNA includes:
- the ZBTB38 gene encoding zinc finger and BTB domain-containing protein 38 — MTVMSLSRDLKDDFHSDTVLSILNEQRIRGILCDVTIIVEDTKFKAHSNVLAASSLYFKNIFWSHTICISSHVLELDDLKAEVFTEILNYIYSSTVVVKRQETVTDLAAAGKKLGISFLEDLTYHNFSSSPGPYVFCITEKGVVKEEKNEKRHEEPAITNGPRITNAFSIIETENSNNMFSPLDLRASFKKASDSMRTGSLCLERTDVCHEVEPVRTLAEHSYAVSSVAEAYRSQPVCEHDSSSPAKTGKENGEALAAKQKPCRKPKTLSTPQDSDSPTENIPPPPVTNLEVHQEKSPQPAAVLSQSKSPHNEGDVRVPREDENKSSDVPGPPAAEVPPLVYNCSSCSKSFDSSALLSAHMQLHKPTQEPLVCKYCNKQFTTLNRLDRHEQICMRSDHMPVPGGNQHFLEKYPTIGQNGASFTGPEALLSENRIGEFSSTGSTLPEMDHMVKFVNGQMLYSCVVCKRSYVTLSSLRRHANVHSWRRTYPCHYCNKVFALAEYRTRHEIWHTGERRYQCIFCLETFMTYYILKNHQKSFHAIDHRLSISKKTANGGLKPSVYPYKLYRLLPMKCKRAPYKSYRHSSYENARENSQMNESVPGPYVIQNPQSSKLPTLNFQDRVNTLTTSPAIPREASACQDLPTSTNTQNTEGTKWGEKTLKLHQDNNIYSAEVAVSSTGNAVSSDLQAGSVPALPLSNGSENSASVISYSGSAPSVIVHSSQFSSVIVHSNAVAAMTSSNNRAPADPAVGQSLKDSSKPEPDKGPKVVSIKEKKKTIQHNKGEIPEESKYVADPGGSLSKAPNVIEETGKIETYIAKPALPGTSTNSNVAPLCQITVKIGNEAIVKRHILGSKLFYKRGRRPKYQTQEESLLQDSDPETNGDSPLGLCQSECVEMSEILDDASDQDSTDKPWRPYYNYKPKKKSRQLRKMRKVSWRKEPGNRSPSSKCKYPAELDCAVGKAPPDKAFEEDDHKEMPKLQCELCDGDKGSAPGSQGRPHRHLTPRPHTCELCAKQFQSPSTLRMHMRCHTGEKPYQCKTCGRCFSVLGNLQKHERIHLGLKEFICQYCNKAFTLNETLKIHERIHTGEKRYHCQFCFQSFLYLSTKRNHEQRHVREHHGKGYACFQCPKICKTAAALGMHQKKHLFRSPGQEEKMEGDTDHENSSPLEHPHFIDSEDSDRKDDVHAMAENSVL; from the coding sequence ATGACAGTCATGTCCCTTTCCAGGGACCTCAAGGACGACTTCCACAGTGACACGGTGCTCTCCATCTTAAATGAGCAACGCATTCGGGGAATCTTGTGCGATGTCACCATCATTGTGGAAGACACCAAATTTAAAGCCCACAGCAACGTGCTGGCTGCTTCAAGCctatatttcaaaaatatattttggagccaTACCATCTGTATTTCCAGCCACGTCCTGGAGCTGGATGATCTCAAAGCTGAAGTGTTTACCGAAATCCTTAATTACATCTACAGCTCCACGGTCGTCGTCAAGAGACAGGAAACGGTCACTGATCTTGCAGCTGCAGGGAAAAAGCTGGGAATATCGTTCCTGGAGGATCTTACCTATCACAACTTCTCCAGTTCTCCAGGCCCCTATGTGTTCTGCATTACCGAGAAGGGAGtagttaaagaggaaaaaaatgaaaagagacaTGAAGAGCCCGCCATCACCAATGGGCCAAGGATCACAAATGCATTTTCCATCATTGAAACAGAAAATAGTAATAACATGTTTTCTCCCCTGGACTTGAGGGCAAGTTTCAAAAAGGCCTCCGACTCCATGAGAACAGGTAGCCTTTGCCTGGAGAGGACTGACGTCTGCCACGAGGTGGAACCCGTCCGCACACTAGCAGAGCACTCCTACGCTGTGTCTTCCGTGGCCGAAGCTTACAGAAGTCAGCCTGTCTGTGAGCACGATAGCAGTTCACCTGCGAAAACAGGTAAAGAAAATGGCGAAGCTCTTGCAGCCAAGCAGAAACCATGCCGCAAGCCAAAGACACTCTCCACACCCCAAGATTCTGATTCGCCTACAGAAAATATACCACCCCCTCCAGTAACAAACTTAGAGGTTCATCAAGAGAAAAGTCCACAGCCAGCTGCAGTTCTTTCTCAGTCAAAATCTCCCCACAATGAAGGAGATGTCCGTGTTCCCAGGGAAGATGAGAATAAATCCTCTGATGTTCCTGGGCCGCCGGCCGCTGAGGTTCCGCCTCTTGTTTACAATTGTAGCTCTTGCTCCAAGTCCTTTGACAGTAGCGCTTTGCTCAGTGCCCACATGCAGCTTCACAAGCCAACGCAGGAGCCGTTAGTGTGCAAGTACTGCAACAAACAGTTCACCACCCTCAACAGGTTGGATCGGCACGAGCAGATCTGTATGAGGTCAGACCACATGCCTGTTCCTGGAGGAAACCAACACTTTTTAGAAAAGTACCCTACCATTGGACAAAACGGAGCTTCGTTCACAGGTCCAGAAGCTTTATTATCTGAAAATAGGATCGGTGAATTTTCCAGTACCGGAAGTACCTTGCCGGAAATGGATCACATGGTGAAGTTTGTTAACGGACAAATGCTCTACAGTTGCGTTGTGTGCAAACGCAGTTATGTGACTTTATCCAGCCTCCGTAGACATGCAAACGTTCACTCATGGAGAAGAACATACCCTTGCCATTACTGCAACAAAGTATTTGCACTGGCTGAATACAGGACAAGACATGAAATTTGGCATACGGGGGAAAGGCGGTATCAGTGCATTTTCTGCCTTGAAACTTTCATGACTTACTATATACTCAAAAACCACCAGAAGTCTTTCCATGCTATAGATCATAGACTTTCCATCAGTAAGAAAACAGCAAATGGAGGCTTGAAACCCAGTGTCTATCCATATAAACTTTATCGGCTACTGCCTATGAAATGCAAGAGGGCTCCTTATAAGAGCTACCGACATTCTTCCTATGAAAATGCTCGAGAAAACAGTCAAATGAATGAGTCTGTACCTGGTCCCTATGTTATTCAGAACCCACAAAGCTCCAAATTACCTACGCTGAATTTCCAAGACCGTGTAAATACCCTGACCACCAGTCCAGCCATCCCACGGGAAGCATCTGCTTGTCAGGACCTACCCACCTCCACCAATACACAAAATACAGAGGGCACCAAATGGGGAGAGAAGACATTGAAACTTCATCAGGACAATAACATTTATTCAGCTGAGGTGGCAGTTTCCTCCACTGGAAATGCTGTCAGTTCTGACCTGCAGGCAGGAAGTGTGCCTGCTCTGCCTTTGAGTAATGGCAGTGAGAACTCGGCCTCCGTGATCAGCTACAGTGGCTCAGCCCCGTCCGTCATTGTGCACAGTAGCCAGTTTTCATCGGTGATTGTGCATAGCAATGCTGTGGCTGCCATGACCAGCTCTAACAACAGAGCCCCCGCAGACCCGGCTGTAGGTCAGTCCCTGAAAGACAGCAGCAAACCCGAGCCAGACAAAGGGCCTAAAGTTGTAAGCatcaaggagaaaaagaaaacaatacaacATAACAAGGGAGAAATACCAGAGGAGTCAAAATATGTTGCTGATCCCGGAGGGTCGTTGAGCAAAGCCCCAAACGTCATTGAAGAAACTGGTAAAATCGAAACCTACATTGCAAAACCTGCTCTGCCTGGAACCTCCACGAACAGCAATGTCGCGCCCCTTTGCCAAATAACAGTGAAAATTGGGAACGAGGCCATTGTGAAAAGGCATATCCTAGGGTCCAAATTGTTTTATAAAAGAGGGAGAAGACCCAAATATCAAACACAGGAGGAGAGTTTGCTGCAGGACAGTGACCCGGAGACCAACGGGGACAGCCCACTCGGGCTCTGCCAGTCAGAGTGTGTGGAGATGAGCGAAATACTCGATGATGCCAGTGACCAGGATTCCACTGACAAGCCATGGCGCCCTTACTACAACTACAAGCCCAAAAAGAAATCCAGGCAgttgagaaaaatgaggaaagtcAGCTGGCGGAAAGAGCCGGGAAACAGGAGCCCGAGCAGTAAATGCAAATACCCAGCAGAACTGGATTGCGCTGTAGGGAAGGCCCCTCCAGATAAGGCTTTTGAGGAGGATGACCATAAAGAGATGCCCAAGCTGCAGTGTGAACTCTGCGATGGAGATAAAGGATCGGCGCCCGGAAGCCAGGGTCGGCCGCACCGACATCTCACCCCCAGGCCTCACACCTGCGAGCTCTGCGCCAAGCAGTTCCAAAGCCCCTCCACGCTTAGGATGCACATGCGCTGCCACACGGGGGAGAAGCCGTACCAGTGCAAGACGTGTGGGCGGTGCTTCTCGGTGCTGGGCAACCTGCAGAAGCACGAGCGCATCCACCTGGGCCTCAAGGAGTTCATCTGTCAGTACTGCAACAAGGCCTTCACGCTGAACGAGACCCTCAAGATCCACGAACGAATCCACACCGGCGAGAAGCGTTACCACTGTCAGTTCTGCTTCCAGAGTTTTTTATATCTCTCGACAAAGAGGAATCACGAGCAGAGGCACGTTCGAGAGCATCACGGGAAGGGCTATGCCTGCTTCCAGTGCCCCAAAATTTGCAAAACAGCTGCTGCCCTCGGAATGCACCAGAAGAAACACTTATTCAGAAGCCCCGGtcaagaggagaaaatggaagggGACACGGACCATGAAAACTCAAGCCCCTTGGAGCATCCACATTTCATCGATTCAGAAGACAGTGACCGGAAGGATGACGTACACGCCATGGCGGAAAACAGTGTCCTTTGA